A stretch of Opitutus sp. ER46 DNA encodes these proteins:
- the pstA gene encoding phosphate ABC transporter permease PstA, translating to MSERSHVFRRQTGAAHLKERLFGWLLRGVTYLVLLCGVGVFATIVVKGAPTVFRSTPPFINVAFLTQAPESLYVFEFEGKKYEQGDREHRAFVTQHPAAAKVRTESYVYSAGGIFPNIVGTILLVLGSMAIALTLGVAAAIYLSEYAKDGRFIRFVRLAILNLAGVPSIVFGLFGFGMFVVFFGWNVSLLAGWFTLAFMVLPVVITASEESLRAVPRGFREGSLALGATKWQTIRGNVLPYALPGILTSSILGIARVAGETAPIMFTAAYVVRDKLPWDVAKVTDFFFQGVMALPYHIYVVSSKIPQNEYTARVQYGTAFVFLVLVAVIAAASILFRNRLRKRYQW from the coding sequence ATGAGTGAACGTTCGCATGTCTTTCGTCGGCAAACCGGGGCCGCGCACCTCAAGGAACGGCTCTTCGGCTGGCTGTTGCGCGGCGTCACTTACCTCGTGCTGCTGTGCGGGGTGGGCGTGTTCGCGACGATCGTGGTGAAGGGCGCGCCGACGGTCTTCCGGAGCACACCGCCGTTCATCAACGTCGCCTTTCTGACCCAGGCGCCGGAGTCGCTCTACGTCTTTGAGTTCGAGGGGAAGAAGTACGAGCAGGGCGACCGGGAGCACCGGGCTTTCGTGACGCAGCATCCGGCGGCGGCGAAGGTGCGCACCGAGAGTTACGTGTACTCGGCGGGCGGCATCTTCCCGAACATCGTCGGCACGATCCTCCTCGTGCTGGGCTCGATGGCCATCGCTCTGACCCTCGGCGTCGCCGCGGCGATCTACCTCAGCGAGTACGCGAAGGACGGACGCTTCATCCGGTTCGTGCGGCTGGCGATTCTGAACCTCGCCGGCGTGCCCTCGATCGTGTTCGGCCTCTTCGGCTTCGGCATGTTCGTGGTGTTCTTCGGCTGGAACGTCTCGCTCCTGGCCGGCTGGTTCACCCTCGCGTTCATGGTCCTGCCGGTGGTGATCACGGCCAGCGAGGAGTCGCTCCGCGCCGTGCCGCGCGGCTTCCGCGAGGGCTCGCTCGCGCTGGGCGCCACCAAGTGGCAGACGATCCGTGGCAACGTGCTGCCCTACGCGCTGCCCGGCATCCTGACCTCCTCGATCCTCGGCATCGCCCGCGTCGCCGGCGAGACCGCGCCGATCATGTTCACCGCCGCGTATGTCGTCCGCGACAAGCTCCCCTGGGACGTCGCCAAGGTGACCGACTTCTTCTTTCAGGGCGTGATGGCGCTGCCGTACCACATCTACGTCGTCAGTTCGAAGATCCCGCAGAACGAGTACACCGCCCGGGTGCAGTACGGCACGGCCTTTGTCTTCCTGGTGCTCGTCGCGGTGATCGCCGCCGCCTCGATCCTTTTCCGCAACCGGCTGCGCAAACGCTACCAATGGTAA
- the pstB gene encoding phosphate ABC transporter ATP-binding protein PstB, translating into MVTATFSTMDTSTATSLLPPPSQSVPHRDVGVRHREPDRPLIEIEDLDFYYGATQALHQIRLGIEDHKVTAFIGPSGCGKSTLLRCLNRMNDLIDGTRIGQGRIKIHGVDINQPDVDVIELRKRVGMVFQKSNPFPKSIYENVIYGLRLQGVRDRGRLDEIVEKSLRGAALWDEVKDRLHSSGLGLSGGQQQRLCIARAIAVEPEVILMDEPCSALDPVATAKIEELIQELRRDYAIVIVTHNMQQAARCSDRTAFFYLGRLVEYAETRTIFTNPANPQTEAYVSGRFG; encoded by the coding sequence ATGGTAACCGCCACCTTTTCCACGATGGACACCTCGACCGCCACCTCCCTGCTGCCGCCGCCGAGCCAGAGTGTGCCGCACCGCGACGTCGGTGTGCGCCACCGCGAGCCGGACCGGCCGTTGATCGAGATCGAGGACCTGGACTTCTACTACGGTGCGACGCAGGCGCTGCACCAGATCCGGCTGGGGATCGAGGACCACAAGGTCACCGCGTTCATCGGGCCCTCGGGCTGCGGCAAGTCGACGCTCCTCCGCTGCCTCAACCGGATGAACGACCTGATCGACGGCACGCGGATCGGCCAGGGCCGGATCAAGATTCACGGCGTGGACATCAACCAGCCGGACGTGGACGTCATCGAACTGCGGAAGCGGGTGGGCATGGTGTTCCAGAAGTCGAATCCCTTCCCAAAGTCGATTTACGAGAACGTGATTTACGGGCTCCGCCTGCAAGGCGTGCGCGACCGCGGCCGGCTCGACGAGATCGTGGAGAAGTCGCTGCGCGGCGCCGCGCTCTGGGACGAGGTGAAGGACCGCCTGCATTCGAGCGGGCTGGGCCTCTCCGGCGGCCAGCAGCAGCGGCTGTGCATCGCGCGGGCGATCGCGGTGGAACCCGAGGTGATCCTGATGGACGAGCCCTGTTCGGCGCTGGATCCCGTGGCGACGGCGAAGATCGAGGAACTGATCCAGGAGCTGCGGCGGGACTACGCGATCGTGATCGTGACCCATAACATGCAGCAGGCGGCGCGCTGCTCGGACCGCACCGCCTTCTTCTATCTGGGCCGCCTGGTGGAATATGCAGAGACCCGGACTATCTTCACCAACCCAGCCAACCCGCAGACCGAGGCGTACGTCTCCGGCCGGTTTGGCTGA
- the pstC gene encoding phosphate ABC transporter permease subunit PstC: MNEISTAPAPAPNLAPRRRRRRFLGLSADDAIKAFFGGNAFVSVVVLTLITIFLVREGIGFFGQNHQNLQVYRRAGLEYVDIMRAQLEDHTALTRYLSDLRVREFQALTEGEKLTPEQANARLEAFDTFANQFSDTVVPLRGIVSDLTEQATALKEKFVVAGDRAEEREQLLAEGKSEAAAAVKVDKVDFAHELQPILGTLPMYRDSNREFAQAVTAAVANPPTLPQPELQARMTRFQELAREYVAGFPAIEARLAAWDYRKQVPGWQAFTAFVFGRQWLTASFWQDWYGVLPLFVGSLMVSFVALLIAVPLGIGAAIYVNQMASPWEQRLIKPVIEFISAIPSVVLGFFGIAILGQALRTLSQQPWLSWVPGFPYSERLNILTAGCLLALIAVPTIFTLAEDALNNVPRAFKEASFALGASRLQTIMRIIVPAGLSGLVSAVLLGFGRVIGETMVVLLCAGNRIEIPDFTAGLAVVTQPVHTMTGIIAQEMGEVVRGSIHYRALFVVGLVLFLLSLLINFAAQKVVRRYRISIG; encoded by the coding sequence ATGAATGAGATCTCCACCGCTCCCGCTCCGGCGCCGAATCTGGCGCCCCGCCGGCGGCGTCGGCGGTTCCTCGGGCTGAGCGCGGACGACGCCATCAAGGCCTTCTTCGGCGGCAACGCCTTCGTGTCGGTCGTGGTGCTCACGCTGATCACGATCTTCCTCGTGCGGGAGGGCATCGGGTTTTTTGGACAGAACCACCAGAACCTGCAGGTCTATCGCCGCGCGGGGCTGGAGTATGTGGACATCATGCGCGCGCAGCTGGAGGACCACACTGCGTTGACGCGCTATCTCTCCGATCTGCGGGTGCGGGAGTTCCAGGCGTTGACCGAAGGGGAGAAGCTGACGCCGGAACAGGCGAACGCACGGCTGGAGGCCTTCGATACCTTTGCGAACCAGTTCTCGGACACCGTGGTGCCGTTGCGCGGAATCGTCTCCGACCTCACGGAGCAGGCGACGGCATTGAAGGAGAAGTTCGTCGTGGCGGGTGACCGCGCCGAGGAGCGCGAGCAGCTGCTGGCGGAGGGCAAGAGCGAGGCCGCGGCGGCGGTGAAGGTCGACAAGGTGGACTTTGCCCACGAGCTGCAGCCGATCCTCGGGACGCTGCCGATGTATCGGGACAGCAACCGGGAGTTCGCCCAGGCGGTGACGGCGGCGGTGGCAAATCCGCCGACGCTGCCGCAGCCTGAACTGCAGGCGCGGATGACGCGGTTCCAGGAGCTGGCCCGCGAGTACGTGGCGGGCTTCCCTGCCATCGAGGCGCGCCTCGCGGCGTGGGACTACCGCAAGCAGGTGCCGGGCTGGCAGGCGTTCACGGCGTTCGTCTTCGGTCGCCAATGGCTTACCGCGAGTTTCTGGCAGGATTGGTATGGCGTGCTGCCGCTGTTCGTCGGCTCGCTGATGGTCTCGTTCGTGGCGCTGCTCATCGCGGTGCCGCTCGGGATCGGCGCGGCCATCTACGTGAACCAGATGGCGTCGCCGTGGGAGCAGCGGCTGATCAAGCCCGTGATCGAGTTCATCTCGGCGATCCCCTCGGTCGTGCTCGGCTTCTTCGGCATCGCGATTCTCGGTCAGGCGCTGCGCACGCTGTCGCAGCAGCCGTGGCTCTCCTGGGTGCCCGGTTTCCCGTACAGCGAGCGGCTCAACATCCTGACCGCGGGTTGCCTGCTGGCGCTGATCGCGGTGCCGACGATCTTCACGCTCGCGGAGGATGCGCTGAACAACGTGCCCCGCGCCTTCAAGGAGGCGTCCTTCGCCCTCGGCGCGTCACGGCTCCAGACCATCATGCGGATCATCGTGCCGGCCGGGCTCTCCGGGCTGGTCTCGGCGGTGCTGCTCGGTTTCGGCCGCGTGATCGGCGAGACGATGGTGGTGCTGCTGTGCGCGGGTAACCGGATCGAGATTCCCGACTTCACTGCGGGCCTGGCGGTGGTCACGCAGCCGGTCCACACGATGACCGGGATCATCGCACAGGAGATGGGCGAGGTCGTGCGCGGGAGCATTCATTACCGCGCGCTCTTCGTCGTCGGCCTCGTGCTCTTCCTGCTCTCCCTCCTGATCAACTTTGCGGCGCAGAAAGTGGTGCGCCGTTACCGCATCTCGATCGGCTGA
- a CDS encoding diacylglycerol kinase family protein, whose translation MRTRFIVNLHSGKNRGRTGLPDTIRGFIRRHALDGDVAITAHRGHATELASEAVSLGYDLVVAVGGDGTMNEVAQALVGTRTILGVVPCGSGNGLALHLGLPRSISDALWLIGSGSARAAAIDTGLADDHPFFNAAGVGFDAEISQRFNGLRRRGLPAYLRVGWNALRDRAAERCTVIAESRREPIDALLITVANSDQYGNNARIAPGALVDDGVLNLVAVRRTGILELASLLPRLFLGTIDRSPHVRHLRSSWFVIERGGPGVLHTDGETHPTGQTVTFCVKPRSLRVLVPADSPLPPAPAEPACPNFALQYP comes from the coding sequence ATGAGGACACGTTTCATCGTCAACCTGCACTCGGGCAAGAACCGCGGCCGCACCGGGCTGCCGGACACCATTCGCGGCTTCATCCGGCGCCACGCCCTCGACGGCGACGTGGCGATCACCGCCCACCGCGGCCACGCCACCGAGCTCGCGAGCGAGGCGGTCAGCCTGGGGTATGACCTCGTGGTGGCGGTCGGCGGCGACGGCACGATGAACGAAGTTGCGCAGGCCCTTGTGGGCACGCGTACGATCCTCGGCGTGGTGCCCTGCGGCTCCGGCAACGGCCTCGCGCTGCACCTCGGGCTCCCGCGATCGATCTCTGATGCCCTCTGGTTGATCGGCTCCGGCAGCGCCCGGGCGGCCGCGATCGACACCGGGCTGGCGGATGACCACCCGTTCTTCAACGCGGCCGGGGTGGGGTTCGATGCGGAGATCAGCCAGCGCTTCAACGGGCTCAGGCGCCGCGGGCTGCCGGCCTACCTCCGCGTGGGCTGGAACGCGTTGCGGGACCGCGCGGCTGAGCGCTGCACCGTCATCGCGGAGTCCCGCCGCGAGCCGATCGATGCGCTCCTGATCACCGTCGCGAACTCCGACCAGTACGGGAACAACGCCCGCATCGCGCCCGGCGCCCTGGTCGACGACGGCGTGCTCAACCTCGTGGCTGTCCGCCGCACGGGCATCCTCGAACTCGCCTCGCTCCTGCCGCGGCTCTTCCTCGGCACCATCGACCGCAGCCCGCACGTCCGGCACCTCCGCTCCTCCTGGTTCGTAATCGAGCGCGGCGGTCCCGGCGTGCTCCACACCGACGGTGAGACGCACCCCACCGGCCAGACCGTCACGTTCTGCGTAAAACCCCGCAGCCTGCGCGTGCTCGTGCCGGCCGACTCGCCCCTGCCGCCCGCGCCCGCGGAGCCGGCCTGCCCCAACTTTGCCCTGCAATACCCATGA
- a CDS encoding galactosyldiacylglycerol synthase, which translates to MTPRILYLTAGFGEGHNAAARALADATAERFGSGSAPILDAFAVARPRLNQHSRRFYLRLINQAPRAWSAFYRWLDRSPRADRYVTLLRRELDVLAERIRRERPVALCSTYPVYGFMVAELRRRGLALPPLFTVVTDSITINGLWWRAPSAGWFVPNADSAVVLARAGVGPVHTLGFPVSPVFADDGARLLRPDPGPGVPPRILYLVHSGNRDAFATARRLLAEPGWDVTCAVGRDEGLRTALMRLADDRVRSTPILGWTPEVPRLLMTHHVVVSKAGGATTQEALAAGCPMIVNQVVPGQEEGNSELLRRHGIGALATTPDAVHAAIARAFAEGAREWRGWRAAVDRLARPDAARAIVNAMLLETAPPVRSRPERVAAPLS; encoded by the coding sequence ATGACCCCACGAATTCTCTACCTCACGGCCGGCTTCGGTGAAGGCCACAACGCGGCGGCGCGGGCGCTGGCTGACGCGACCGCCGAGCGTTTTGGCTCCGGCAGCGCGCCCATCCTGGACGCGTTTGCGGTGGCGCGGCCCCGGCTCAACCAGCACAGCCGGCGGTTCTACCTCCGACTCATCAACCAGGCGCCGCGCGCCTGGAGCGCGTTTTACCGCTGGCTCGATCGCTCGCCGCGCGCCGACCGGTACGTCACGCTGCTCCGGCGCGAACTCGACGTGCTGGCGGAGCGCATCCGCCGGGAGCGGCCGGTCGCACTCTGCAGCACGTATCCGGTGTATGGTTTCATGGTGGCCGAACTCCGACGCCGTGGCCTCGCGCTGCCGCCGCTGTTCACGGTCGTCACCGACTCGATCACCATCAACGGACTGTGGTGGCGCGCGCCAAGCGCCGGCTGGTTCGTGCCGAATGCGGACTCGGCCGTCGTGCTGGCCCGGGCGGGCGTCGGGCCGGTGCACACGCTCGGCTTCCCGGTGTCGCCCGTCTTTGCCGACGACGGCGCGCGCCTCCTGCGGCCAGACCCCGGTCCCGGCGTGCCACCGCGCATCCTCTACCTCGTGCACTCGGGCAACCGCGACGCCTTCGCCACCGCGCGCCGGCTGCTCGCCGAGCCGGGCTGGGACGTCACCTGCGCCGTCGGACGCGACGAGGGCTTGCGCACGGCGCTGATGCGGCTGGCGGATGATCGCGTGCGTTCGACGCCGATCCTCGGGTGGACGCCCGAGGTGCCGCGGCTGCTGATGACGCACCACGTGGTGGTGAGCAAGGCGGGTGGCGCCACGACCCAGGAGGCGCTTGCGGCGGGTTGCCCGATGATCGTGAACCAGGTCGTGCCCGGGCAGGAGGAGGGCAACTCCGAGTTGCTGCGCCGGCACGGGATCGGGGCGTTGGCCACGACGCCCGACGCGGTCCACGCGGCGATTGCGCGGGCCTTTGCCGAGGGCGCGCGTGAGTGGCGTGGCTGGCGCGCGGCCGTCGACCGGCTGGCGCGCCCCGATGCGGCCCGCGCGATCGTAAACGCCATGCTCCTTGAAACCGCGCCGCCCGTGCGCAGCCGGCCCGAGCGCGTCGCCGCCCCGCTTTCATGA
- a CDS encoding UDP-2,3-diacylglucosamine diphosphatase, whose amino-acid sequence MKLSVRTVILSDVHLGTPDAKVAEVNHFLRHTRCAKLILNGDIIDGWQLRRGGHWTNGHTRFVRLVLKKIEKQGTEVVYLRGNHDDVLTSLLPLDFAGLRIVEEHVHEGAAGRFLVLHGDVFDTVTKNFVFLAHLGDWGYRALLQLNRIYNRWRAWRGLEYWSLSRAIKARVKEAVNHVSRFETHIAELARQRGCVGVMCGHIHTPADKMIGEVRYLNSGDWVESLTAIVEHWNGRYELVTFAEFVRSWPMPDEGETEPAEPAAVAAME is encoded by the coding sequence ATGAAACTCTCAGTGCGGACCGTCATCTTGTCCGACGTCCACCTCGGCACGCCGGACGCGAAGGTCGCGGAGGTGAATCATTTCCTGCGTCACACCCGCTGCGCGAAACTGATCCTGAACGGCGACATCATCGACGGCTGGCAGCTGCGGCGGGGCGGGCACTGGACGAATGGCCACACGCGCTTCGTGCGACTGGTGCTGAAGAAGATCGAGAAGCAGGGGACGGAGGTCGTGTACCTGCGCGGCAACCACGACGACGTGCTGACCTCGCTGCTGCCGCTGGATTTTGCGGGGTTGCGCATCGTGGAGGAGCACGTGCACGAAGGAGCGGCGGGACGCTTCCTTGTGCTGCACGGGGACGTGTTCGACACCGTGACGAAGAACTTCGTTTTCCTCGCGCACCTGGGCGACTGGGGCTACCGCGCGCTGCTGCAGCTGAACCGGATCTACAACCGCTGGCGGGCGTGGCGCGGGCTCGAGTACTGGTCGCTGAGCCGCGCGATCAAGGCGCGGGTCAAGGAGGCGGTGAATCACGTGTCACGGTTCGAGACGCACATCGCGGAGTTGGCGCGACAGCGCGGCTGCGTTGGCGTGATGTGCGGCCACATCCACACCCCTGCCGACAAGATGATCGGCGAGGTGCGGTATTTGAACTCCGGCGACTGGGTCGAGTCGCTCACGGCCATCGTTGAGCATTGGAATGGCCGTTACGAACTGGTGACGTTCGCCGAGTTTGTCCGGAGTTGGCCGATGCCGGACGAGGGTGAGACTGAGCCTGCCGAACCGGCTGCCGTCGCGGCAATGGAGTAG
- a CDS encoding putative porin, whose protein sequence is MPTLRFKCLALLTVLALTGTAVAQDSGPLIDLLVRKGIVTDQEAEELRTELVRDFTNNTSAGKLNLSSALTEAKLSGDVRIRHQYEMQAPAVATGAPTVKNERTRERFRFRFNGDFALQRGWTTGFALETGQAADSGNQTFGGANDDYSLYLARAYIGWAPTRNFSLVLGKQKNPIYATDLRWDGDINPQGASEVYRLYYGAKDTLEFRALQNIMEDRNERVAGPGGRDAWLFEQQAVYTHWFGRDSIGNVVNSVVLAPGFATYNASGIDTATNETPFNGTTRWLRLATFAGEVNWMNVAGEGTSVKLYWDSSYNFESENRVAKAYGLSLSRWKDDPFAWLVGIGYAKGSGKTMGDYSARIDYREIGLGAADPNTSDSDFAFGKLSQRGFKGTVGYNLTDFATLNATYFHTTAIQDNLTHALANLDRSQLLQLDLVLKF, encoded by the coding sequence ATGCCTACCCTCCGTTTCAAATGCCTCGCGCTCCTCACGGTGCTTGCCCTCACCGGCACGGCCGTCGCCCAGGACAGCGGACCGTTGATCGATCTGCTGGTCCGCAAGGGAATCGTCACCGACCAGGAGGCGGAAGAACTCCGCACCGAACTGGTCCGCGACTTCACCAACAACACCTCCGCCGGGAAGCTCAACCTGAGCTCCGCCCTCACCGAGGCCAAGCTCTCGGGCGACGTGCGCATCCGGCACCAGTACGAGATGCAGGCGCCGGCCGTCGCGACCGGCGCGCCCACGGTGAAGAACGAGCGCACCCGCGAGCGCTTCCGCTTCCGGTTCAACGGCGACTTCGCGCTCCAGCGCGGCTGGACGACCGGCTTTGCCCTCGAGACCGGCCAGGCGGCCGACTCCGGCAACCAGACCTTCGGCGGCGCCAATGACGACTACTCGCTCTACCTGGCGCGCGCCTACATCGGCTGGGCGCCGACGCGCAATTTTTCCCTCGTGCTCGGCAAGCAGAAGAACCCGATCTACGCCACCGACCTGCGCTGGGACGGCGATATCAACCCGCAGGGAGCCAGCGAGGTGTACCGCCTTTATTATGGCGCCAAGGACACCCTCGAGTTCCGCGCCCTGCAGAACATCATGGAGGACCGCAACGAGCGCGTGGCCGGCCCCGGCGGCCGTGACGCCTGGCTCTTCGAGCAGCAGGCCGTGTACACCCACTGGTTCGGCCGCGACAGCATCGGCAACGTCGTGAACAGCGTGGTGCTCGCCCCGGGCTTCGCCACCTACAACGCGTCCGGCATCGACACCGCCACCAACGAGACCCCCTTCAACGGCACGACTCGCTGGCTACGGCTGGCAACCTTCGCCGGCGAGGTGAACTGGATGAACGTCGCAGGCGAGGGCACCAGCGTGAAGCTGTACTGGGATTCCTCTTACAACTTCGAGTCCGAGAACCGCGTGGCCAAGGCCTACGGGCTCAGCCTCAGCCGCTGGAAGGATGATCCCTTCGCCTGGCTCGTCGGCATCGGCTACGCCAAGGGCAGCGGCAAGACCATGGGCGACTACAGCGCCCGCATTGACTACCGCGAGATCGGCCTCGGCGCCGCGGACCCCAATACCAGCGATTCCGACTTCGCCTTCGGCAAGCTCAGCCAGCGCGGGTTCAAGGGCACCGTCGGTTACAACCTGACCGACTTCGCCACCCTCAACGCCACCTATTTCCACACCACCGCGATCCAGGACAACCTGACCCACGCGCTGGCCAACCTCGACCGCTCGCAGCTCCTCCAGCTGGACCTCGTCCTGAAGTTCTGA
- a CDS encoding phosphate ABC transporter substrate-binding protein: MKKTLLLLTALLAVAGSARADNKLVIKGSDTLGAKLVPQLAEAYKAANPGVSFEIAAEGSTTGIAAIIDGTANIGMASRRAKATEVSAAQAKGVTMKPTIVAYDGIGVVVNANNPVTKLTRRQVEQIFAGDITDWSAVGGTPGRISLYTRNTSSGTYSDFKQLAMSNRDYASSSQKMAGNEQIAAEVARNPSGIGYVGLAYIHDPGIKVVAIDGAEPTHDSVLARKYPFARPTFFYTNGAPTGEAAKFIEFVHSDAGREIMEKVGFVAPAKS, translated from the coding sequence ATGAAAAAGACGCTTCTCCTCCTGACTGCATTGCTCGCTGTCGCCGGGTCCGCCCGGGCCGACAACAAGCTCGTCATCAAAGGCTCGGACACCCTCGGCGCGAAGCTCGTGCCGCAGCTGGCCGAAGCCTACAAGGCCGCCAATCCGGGCGTGTCGTTTGAAATCGCCGCCGAAGGCTCCACCACGGGCATCGCGGCGATCATCGACGGCACTGCCAACATCGGGATGGCCAGCCGCCGCGCCAAGGCCACCGAAGTCTCGGCGGCGCAGGCCAAGGGCGTGACCATGAAGCCGACCATCGTCGCCTACGACGGCATCGGCGTCGTGGTGAACGCCAACAACCCGGTTACGAAGCTCACGCGGCGTCAGGTGGAGCAGATTTTCGCCGGTGACATCACCGACTGGTCCGCGGTCGGCGGCACCCCGGGCCGGATCTCGCTCTACACCCGCAACACGTCGTCCGGCACGTATTCGGACTTCAAGCAGCTCGCGATGAGCAACCGCGACTACGCCTCCTCCTCGCAGAAGATGGCGGGCAACGAGCAAATTGCGGCCGAGGTGGCGCGGAACCCGTCGGGCATCGGCTACGTGGGCCTCGCCTACATTCACGATCCAGGCATCAAGGTCGTCGCGATCGACGGGGCCGAGCCGACCCACGACTCCGTGCTGGCGCGCAAGTACCCGTTCGCGCGCCCCACGTTCTTCTACACCAACGGCGCGCCGACGGGTGAGGCCGCGAAGTTCATCGAGTTCGTGCACAGCGATGCGGGACGGGAAATCATGGAAAAGGTCGGGTTTGTCGCCCCGGCCAAGAGCTGA
- the phoU gene encoding phosphate signaling complex protein PhoU: MTHYTEELNKLKESLLAMASHAESAVARSMRALSERDDAMARQVEEDDAILDQFEIEIDDTAVHLLAKAPLATDLRLITVGMKVSQNLERVGDEAVTIARRAVELATEPQLKPYVDLPRMATMSLEMLRDAITAFIHRKPDIARTVIPRDHDVDELNRQIHRELASFMVEDPATITRSLKLMTISKSLERIADHATNIAEEVVFLYEAKDIRHAASKV; the protein is encoded by the coding sequence ATGACGCACTACACGGAAGAGCTGAACAAGCTCAAGGAGAGCCTCCTGGCGATGGCCAGCCACGCCGAGTCGGCCGTGGCGCGCTCGATGCGTGCCCTGTCCGAACGCGACGACGCGATGGCACGCCAGGTGGAGGAGGACGACGCCATTCTCGACCAGTTCGAGATCGAGATCGACGACACTGCCGTGCACCTGCTCGCGAAGGCGCCCCTGGCGACGGACCTGCGCTTGATCACGGTCGGGATGAAGGTGTCGCAGAACCTCGAGCGGGTGGGCGACGAGGCGGTCACTATTGCCCGCCGCGCCGTGGAGCTGGCGACCGAGCCGCAGCTGAAGCCGTACGTGGACCTGCCGCGGATGGCGACGATGTCGCTGGAGATGCTGCGTGACGCGATCACCGCCTTCATCCACCGGAAGCCCGACATCGCCCGCACGGTGATTCCGCGGGACCACGACGTCGACGAACTCAACCGGCAGATCCACCGCGAGCTGGCGAGTTTCATGGTGGAGGATCCGGCCACGATCACCCGCAGCCTGAAGCTGATGACGATTTCCAAGAGCCTGGAGCGGATCGCCGACCACGCCACGAACATCGCGGAGGAAGTGGTCTTCCTCTACGAGGCGAAGGACATCCGCCACGCCGCCAGCAAGGTATAG